The nucleotide sequence GATCACTCTGGCGCGGGATGGAGCAGCCCGGTAGCTCGTCAGGCTCATAACCTGAAGGTCGCAGGTTCAAATCCTGCTCCCGCAACCAAACATTCAGCCGCCCAAAGGGGCGGCTTTTTTGCTTTTAGGGTCGCCAGAAACACGAAGCCCCACAGAACAGGCCCCTGATCCCCTTACAACAAGACGTGCCTCCTCTCCGGCTGATGAGACAGACAAAGAAATGGCACGCCGCAGAAGGTTCAGACCAGGCGCGAGTTCACCGCCTTGCGCCCAGGAACTGGTTCAGCCGAAGCCACCCCCGCCCGGCGTTTCCATGATGAACGTGTCACCAACGTCCAGCGTGGCCTGATCGTTGCCGGAGAGCTGCACATGCGCCCCTGTTGTGCGCAGGATGGCGTTTGAGCCCGTCTTGCCCGGCAGGCCGCCGTTGCACCCAAAGGGCGGGCAAACACGGTGGGAGGACAGGACCGTGACCGTCATTTCCTCCAGGAACGTCAGCTTCCGGACGATGCCATCACCGCCGGTGTGCCGCCCCTGGCCACCAGAGCCCTTGCGAATGGAGAATTCCTCCACGCGCACGGGGAAGCGTGTTTCCAGCACTTCGGGGTCCGTCATTCGGGTGTTGGTCATATGGCTGTGGACGGCGCTTGTGCCATCGAAATCGGGGCCCGCGCCTGTCCCCCCGCAGATCGTTTCGTAGTTCTGGAACCTGTCGTTGCCGTAGACGAAGTTGTTCATGGTGCCCTGACTGCCCGCGATGACGCCGAGCGCGCCGTAGAGCGTATCCGCAATCGCCTGGCTGACCTCGGTGTTGCCGGAGATCACCGCCGCAGGGGCCTTCGGGTTGATCATCGAGCCTTCCGGCACGATCAGATTGAGCGGTTTCATGCAGCCTTCGTTCATCGGAATGTCGCTGCCCACAAGCGTGCGGAACACATAGAGCACGACCGCCCGGCAGATCGCCAGCGGCGCGTTGTAGTTCAGCGGCGATTGAGGCGACGTGCCGGTGAAATCCAGCGTCGCGCTCCGGCTTGCTTGATCCACAGTGATCTTGACCGCGATCTGCGCGCCGTCGTCCAGCGGATATGTGAAGGCGCTGTTTCGCAGCACGTCGAGCACCCGGCGCACGCTTTCCTCGGCGTTGTCCTGAACATGGCCCATATAGGCGTGCACACCCTCCACGCCGAATTGCGCGGTTATCTTGCGCAACTCCGCCGCGCCGGTTTCATTTGCCGCAATCTGGGCGGCCAGATCGGCCATGTTCTGATTGATGTTGCGGCAGGGGAAGGGGCCGGAGGCCAGCAAGGCCCGAGCGGCGGCTTCCTGCAAAACGCCTTCTTTCACGAGCTGGAAGTTGTCGATCAGGACGCCTTCCTCCCCGATCGTCTTGCTGTCCGGGGGAGCTGAGCCCGGTGTTTTGCCCCCGATGTCCGCGTGATGCCCGCGCGAGGCGACGGTGTAGATAATCTTTTCGCCTGCCTCGTCGAACACCGGGGTGATCACCGTCACATCCGGCAGGTGGGTGCCGCCGTTAAACGGGTTGTTCATCATGTAAACATCTCCCGGCCGGATGCTGCCTGCGTTCTGATCCAGTATCGTCCGCACGCTTTCCGACATGGAGCCCAGATGCACCGGCACATGCGGGGCATTGGCCACGAGATCGCCGTTCTGATCGAAGATCGCGCAGGAGAAATCATAGCGCTCCTTGATGTTCACCGAATAGGCGGTGTTGGCGAGCGTCGCGCCCATCTGCTCGGCAATGGACATGAAGAGATTGTTGAACACCTCGAGCATCACCGGATCGACGGTGGTGCCGATGGCCTCGGCCCGTTGCAGCGGCACGATCCGGCGCAGCAGGAGGTTGCCGCCCGCCTCGCAGGTCGCTTCCCAGCCGTCCTCGATCATATTGGTGCCGGTGGGTTCGGTCAGGATCGCGGGACCCCTGACGCTTTGCCCCAAGGCCATCGTGGTGCGGTCCACCAGCGGCACATCCTGCCATGCGCCTTGCGTGTAGAGCCGGGCCTGAGCGGGCTGCGCGCCTGTGCCTTGCGGGTCAGGCAGTGTGACGGCTTCGCCCGTCTTGCCCGCGGCTTCGATCACCAGCATGTCGATGATCAACTGGTCGGTTTGCGGCAGGAAGCCGAAGCGTTGTTTGTGGGCGGCAAGGAAGGCGGCCTGCATGGCATCGGGGGCACTAAAGGGCACCTCGAGGCTGCGCTGCGCATCTGCCGGGCGGATGTGCACGGTTTGCGTCGTGGCGATGTCGGCCGAAGATACGCCCTGCGCGCAGACTTCGGCCTTGGCTTCCTCGGCCAGCCTGTCAAGGATCGCGGCGGCCTCCGGGTCGTTCAGATCCCCCTGGAATTGATGCTCGCGCATCGCGCGGATGTCTGCGAGCCCCATGCCAAAGGCCGACAGAACCCCCGCATAAGGGTGGATGAAGATGCTTTCCATCCCCAGCGCATCCGCCACTAGGCAGGCATGCTGCCCGCCCGCGCCGCCAAAACAGTTCATCGTGTATTTGGTCACATCATAGCCGCGCTGCACGCTGATTTGCTTGATCGCATTGGCCATGTTCTCCACCGCGATCCGCAGGAAGCCCTCGGCCAGGTCCTCGATGGAATTGTCGCTGCCGATATCGGCGGCCAGCGCGGTGAACCTCTCGCGGACCACGCCGACATCCAGCGGCAGGTCGCCATTTGGACCAAAGACGCTGGGGAACTGATCAGGCTGCAATTTGCCCAGAAGCACGTTGCAATCCGTCACTGTCAGCGGCCCGCCCCGGCGATAGGCGGCGGGGCCGGGATTGGCACCGGCGCTTTCCGGGCCGACCTGCATGCGCCCGTCACGATAGGAGAGGATGGACCCCCCACCGGCTGCCACCGTGTGGATCGACATCATCGGCGCGCGCATCCGCACGCCCGCAACTTCGGTCTCAAACGAGCGTTCGTAGTCGCCCTTGAAGTGGCAAACGTCGGTGGAGGTGCCGCCCATGTCAAAGCCGATGAGCTTGGTCAGCCCCAAGTCCGCCGCCGTGCGCACCATGCCCACGACGCCGCCTGCCGGGCCGGAGAGGATCGCGTCGCGCCCGTGGAACAGGCGCGCGTCCGTCAGCCCGCCGTTTGATTGCATGAACATCAACCGCTCGCACCCGCCCTGATCCGTTCCCAAGGCCGCGGCGACCTGATCCACGTAGCGGCGCAGGATCGGGGAGAGATAGGCATCCACCACCGCCGTATCCCCGCGCCCGACGAGTTTGATCAGCGGGCTGACGGCGTGGCTGAGCGAGATCTGGGTAAAGCCCGCCTGTTTGGCCATCGCCCCGATCTGTTTTTCGTGCTCGGGAAAGCGGTAGCTGTGCATCAGCGCCACGGCGATGGAGCGGTAGCCCTTGCCATAAGCCTCGCACAAGGCGGTGCGCACCTGCTGCGTGTCCAGCGCCAGCTCGACGCTGCCATCCGCGTTCAGGCGCTCTTCCACTTCCACTGCTTCTTCATAGAGAAGCTCCGGGAGCTGGATGTTCAGATCGAACAGGCGCGGGCGGTTCTGGTAGCCGATCCGCAGCAGATCCTTCAGGCCCTTGGTGATGAACAGAACAGTGCGCTCGCCCTTGCGTTCAAGCAGCGCGTTCGTGGCCACTGTTGTGCCCATCTTCACGGCCCTGATCGCGCCTTGCGGAATCTCGGCCCCCGCCTCAAGTCCCATCAACTCGCGCACCCCCTGCACGGCGGCGTCCTTGTAGCGTTCGGGGTTCTCCGACAGCAGCTTATGCGTTTGCAAGGTGCCGTCAGGTTTGCGTGCCACGATATCGGTAAAGGTGCCGCCACGATCGACCCAAAACTGCCACATGATTCAAAGTTCCTCTGTTTGCAGGCGGGGCCTGCATGATTTTCTCAATGGATTGAAAGGGTTGCCCTTAGTAGAACAAGGACGGAAGCCAGAGCGCGAGTTGCGGGAAGATCAGGAGTAGCCCAAGCATCACGAACATCGTTAGCACGAAGGGCAATGCGCCTCGGATCACGTCGGTCATGGGCCCGGCCTTGCGGATGCCCTGCACCACGTAAAGGTTGATCCCGATGGGCGGCGTGATCAGCGCGGTTTCGAGCAGCACCATCAGAAGGATGCCGAACCAGACCGGATCAAACCCCAGCGCCACCACGATCGGCGTGATCAGCGGGGCCATGGTGAGCAGCATGGAGAGCGTTTCCATGAAGCAGCCGATCAGGATGAGCACCGCGACGATCATCAGCATCGTTTGCATTGGCGACCAGCCGAGCCCGGTGACGAAATCGGTGAGCGCCTGTGTCAGGCCGATGATGGAGAGCACGAAGTTCAGGAACACCGCAGCGATGATGATCAGCATGATCATAGCCGTGGTGCGCATCGTGCCTTCGATGGCCTGCCGCATCATGTCGATCGACATCTTGCCGTTGACGGCCGCCAGGATCATGGAGGCGACAACACCAAGCGCAGCGGCCTCGGTGGGGGTGGCCCAACCGGCGTAGATGGAGCCGACAACCACCATGAAGATGCCCAGCGGCGGGATCAGCGCGGGCAGGGCCCGCAGGCGCTCGCCCCATGTGTACAGCAGCTTTTCTCCTCCCCAGCCGGGCTTGATGATGCAGGCGATCACCACCGTAGCCATGAACAGCAGCGCGAGCAGGAAGCCGGGGATGAAACCGGCCAGGTAAAGCTCTGGCACCGAGGTGTTGGTCAGCAGGCCGTAGAGGATCAGGTTGATCGAAGGTGGGATCAGGATGCCCAAAGTGCCGCCCGCCGCCACGGTGCCGAGGAACAGGCTTTCGTTGTAGCCGCGCTTCTCGATCTGCGGCACGGCGACGGTGCCGATGGTGGCCGCCGTGGCCACCGAGGAGCCGGAGGTGGCGGCAAAAAGGGCGGAGGAGCCGATGTTGGAATGCATCAG is from Pseudoruegeria sp. SHC-113 and encodes:
- a CDS encoding hydantoinase B/oxoprolinase family protein, encoding MWQFWVDRGGTFTDIVARKPDGTLQTHKLLSENPERYKDAAVQGVRELMGLEAGAEIPQGAIRAVKMGTTVATNALLERKGERTVLFITKGLKDLLRIGYQNRPRLFDLNIQLPELLYEEAVEVEERLNADGSVELALDTQQVRTALCEAYGKGYRSIAVALMHSYRFPEHEKQIGAMAKQAGFTQISLSHAVSPLIKLVGRGDTAVVDAYLSPILRRYVDQVAAALGTDQGGCERLMFMQSNGGLTDARLFHGRDAILSGPAGGVVGMVRTAADLGLTKLIGFDMGGTSTDVCHFKGDYERSFETEVAGVRMRAPMMSIHTVAAGGGSILSYRDGRMQVGPESAGANPGPAAYRRGGPLTVTDCNVLLGKLQPDQFPSVFGPNGDLPLDVGVVRERFTALAADIGSDNSIEDLAEGFLRIAVENMANAIKQISVQRGYDVTKYTMNCFGGAGGQHACLVADALGMESIFIHPYAGVLSAFGMGLADIRAMREHQFQGDLNDPEAAAILDRLAEEAKAEVCAQGVSSADIATTQTVHIRPADAQRSLEVPFSAPDAMQAAFLAAHKQRFGFLPQTDQLIIDMLVIEAAGKTGEAVTLPDPQGTGAQPAQARLYTQGAWQDVPLVDRTTMALGQSVRGPAILTEPTGTNMIEDGWEATCEAGGNLLLRRIVPLQRAEAIGTTVDPVMLEVFNNLFMSIAEQMGATLANTAYSVNIKERYDFSCAIFDQNGDLVANAPHVPVHLGSMSESVRTILDQNAGSIRPGDVYMMNNPFNGGTHLPDVTVITPVFDEAGEKIIYTVASRGHHADIGGKTPGSAPPDSKTIGEEGVLIDNFQLVKEGVLQEAAARALLASGPFPCRNINQNMADLAAQIAANETGAAELRKITAQFGVEGVHAYMGHVQDNAEESVRRVLDVLRNSAFTYPLDDGAQIAVKITVDQASRSATLDFTGTSPQSPLNYNAPLAICRAVVLYVFRTLVGSDIPMNEGCMKPLNLIVPEGSMINPKAPAAVISGNTEVSQAIADTLYGALGVIAGSQGTMNNFVYGNDRFQNYETICGGTGAGPDFDGTSAVHSHMTNTRMTDPEVLETRFPVRVEEFSIRKGSGGQGRHTGGDGIVRKLTFLEEMTVTVLSSHRVCPPFGCNGGLPGKTGSNAILRTTGAHVQLSGNDQATLDVGDTFIMETPGGGGFG
- a CDS encoding TRAP transporter large permease; protein product: MLIKTLLILLALIGLAVPIAASLGWLGLILQWTDSPMPLHRAISDMAWQTGTDFLLVAIPMFVMMGEILLRAGITEKMYDGIVKWLGWLPGGLMHSNIGSSALFAATSGSSVATAATIGTVAVPQIEKRGYNESLFLGTVAAGGTLGILIPPSINLILYGLLTNTSVPELYLAGFIPGFLLALLFMATVVIACIIKPGWGGEKLLYTWGERLRALPALIPPLGIFMVVVGSIYAGWATPTEAAALGVVASMILAAVNGKMSIDMMRQAIEGTMRTTAMIMLIIIAAVFLNFVLSIIGLTQALTDFVTGLGWSPMQTMLMIVAVLILIGCFMETLSMLLTMAPLITPIVVALGFDPVWFGILLMVLLETALITPPIGINLYVVQGIRKAGPMTDVIRGALPFVLTMFVMLGLLLIFPQLALWLPSLFY